In Streptomyces nojiriensis, one genomic interval encodes:
- a CDS encoding GMC family oxidoreductase: MNDQHMYDYVVVGGGTAGSVIASRLTEDPDVSVAVIEGGPSDVGRDDVLTLRRWMGLLGGELDYDYPTTVQPRGNSHIRHSRARVLGGCSSHNTLIAFKPLPSDWDEWAEAGADGWDAKAMDPYFARLRNNVVPVGEADRNAIARDFVDAAQTALGVPRVEGFNKAPFHEGAGFFDLAYHPETNKRSSASVAYLHPFLDRPNLHIALETWAFRLELEGTRATGVHIRTKEGTEHVVRARREVLVCAGAVDTPRLLLHSGIGPRADLEKLGIPVVHDLPGVGENLLDHPESVIVWETHGPIPENSAMDSDAGLFVRRDPEAEGPDLMFHFYQIPFTDHPERLGYERPAHGVSMTPNIPKPRSRGRLYLTSADPEAKPALDFRYFTDEDDYDGWTLVDGIRIARRIAASEPLAGWLKREVCPGPEVTSDEELGAYARQVAHTVYHPAGTCRMGAADDELAVVAPDLRIRGLDGIRIADASVFPTMTAVNPMIGVLMVGEKCADLLGGTTR, translated from the coding sequence ATGAACGACCAGCACATGTACGACTACGTCGTCGTCGGCGGCGGCACCGCCGGATCCGTCATCGCGTCCCGGCTGACCGAGGACCCCGACGTCAGCGTCGCCGTCATCGAGGGCGGCCCCAGCGACGTCGGCCGCGACGACGTGCTCACCCTGCGCCGCTGGATGGGCCTGCTCGGCGGTGAGCTCGACTACGACTACCCCACCACCGTGCAGCCCCGGGGCAACTCGCACATCCGCCACAGCCGTGCGCGGGTGCTGGGCGGCTGTTCCTCCCACAACACCCTCATCGCCTTCAAGCCCCTTCCCTCCGACTGGGACGAGTGGGCCGAGGCCGGCGCCGACGGCTGGGACGCGAAGGCCATGGACCCCTACTTCGCCCGGCTGCGCAACAACGTCGTCCCCGTCGGCGAGGCCGACCGGAACGCCATCGCCCGGGACTTCGTCGACGCGGCGCAGACCGCGCTCGGCGTGCCGCGCGTCGAGGGCTTCAACAAGGCCCCCTTCCACGAGGGCGCCGGCTTCTTCGACCTCGCCTACCACCCGGAGACCAACAAGCGCTCCTCCGCCTCCGTCGCGTACCTGCACCCGTTCCTGGACCGGCCGAACCTGCACATCGCCCTGGAGACCTGGGCGTTCCGGCTGGAGCTGGAGGGCACCCGCGCCACCGGCGTGCACATCCGCACCAAGGAGGGCACGGAGCACGTCGTACGCGCCCGGCGCGAGGTCCTGGTGTGCGCCGGGGCCGTGGACACCCCGCGCCTGCTGCTGCACTCCGGAATCGGGCCGCGCGCCGACCTGGAGAAGCTCGGCATCCCCGTCGTGCACGACCTGCCGGGAGTCGGGGAGAACCTGCTCGACCACCCCGAGTCGGTCATCGTGTGGGAGACGCACGGGCCGATCCCGGAGAACTCCGCGATGGACTCCGACGCCGGACTGTTCGTCCGCCGGGACCCCGAGGCCGAGGGCCCGGACCTGATGTTCCACTTCTACCAGATCCCCTTCACCGACCATCCGGAGCGCCTGGGGTACGAACGGCCCGCGCACGGCGTGTCGATGACCCCGAACATCCCCAAGCCGCGCAGCCGCGGCCGGCTCTACCTGACGAGCGCCGACCCCGAGGCCAAGCCCGCCCTCGACTTCCGGTACTTCACCGACGAGGACGACTACGACGGCTGGACCCTCGTCGACGGGATCCGCATCGCCCGGCGGATCGCGGCGAGCGAACCGCTGGCCGGCTGGCTCAAGCGCGAGGTGTGCCCGGGCCCCGAGGTGACCTCCGACGAGGAACTCGGCGCGTACGCACGCCAGGTCGCCCACACCGTCTACCATCCCGCCGGCACCTGCCGGATGGGGGCCGCCGACGACGAACTCGCCGTCGTCGCACCCGATCTGAGGATCCGGGGCCTCGACGGCATCCGGATAGCCGACGCGTCCGTCTTCCCCACCATGACCGCCGTCAACCCCATGATCGGCGTGCTCATGGTCGGCGAGAAATGCGCCGACCTGCTGGGAGGTACCACCCGATGA